Part of the Qipengyuania sp. SS22 genome, TCCGCTGATCGCGGCGAACCGCGCGAGGTTGCCGCAGTCGGTGGCTCATTCTGCATCGTTATGCCTGAACCGAGCCTGGCAAGTCCCGCAGTCCGCTGGGCATACCAATCGCGAAAATCGCCGTCCTCGTGGGCGACGGCGACAAACCCCATCAGCGCATGTTGCCTCCCGCAATATTCGGCACAGACCCCGCCGAACTCGCCCGTGCGGTCGGCTTCGATCCGCAGAAAGGTGCGGCGGCCGGGGATCATGTCCTTCTTGCCGGAAAGGTGCGGCACCCAGAAGCTGTGGATCACATCAGCGGATTCGAGTTCGAGTACCACCGGCTGTCCGACCGGAATGTGGATCTCGTTCGCATCCTCCATCACGACCGCGCCCGAAGAATCTAGGTACTGAACCCGGAACCACCACATCTCCCCCGTCACGCGAATGCGCATCTCGTCGCCGCGTATCGGCTCGGTCAGACTGGCGGTGAGGGTAAGTCCCCAAACCAGTAGCGCGGTCAAGACAATGCCCGGAAAGGCAACCCCGCCGAGCCAGATCGCGCGTTCGCCTCCAAGCTCCGCTTTCCACCTGCCGGGCCCCTTGATCGCGATCCACAGCGCGACAATCACCACCAGTGTGACAAATGCACCCAGTCCAAACAGCGACCAGGCCAGCGTCGTGACCTTGCCCGAATAGGGACCTGCCGGATCGAGTACCGGGGGTGGCCAATCCCACAAAGTGTCAATCATGGTCGAGCCCGTAGAGATAGGCTGCAATATCTGCCGCTTCATCTTCGCTAACAGGCATCGACGGCATAGAGGACCCCTCTTTTACAGCGGGTGCATCGCGAACAAAAGCCGCCAGAATGTCGGGTCGATTGGGCAATTGGCCTGCGATCAAGCCGACATCGTCGAAGCCTTCGAGCGAGGGTCCAAGCCGCCCTGACGGCCAGTCTAGTCCCGGAATTTCGTGGCAGGAACCGCATCCCGCGCGCTCGATTGCGGCTAGTCCGCGGTTTTCGGCACCGCTCGCAGGCTCGCGCCGCGTCTCTACCGGATCCTTGCAAGCGACAAGCGGAGCACCGACGAGCGCCATGGCGGTCATGGTGACTTTCCGGGTCCATTGACGATTTTCCACACTCCCCATTCCCATGGGAACCGAACAATTGCACGCATCGTTCCCGCCAGACGATGCTTTTCCGCCAAGCCCCGTCAGCAATAGCCATGTCTATGTCGCTAGTTTCCTGCAGTCCCGCGCCGGTCGAAAATCCGCTCGATGACACGGGCGAGTTGATTGCATTATCGGGAGGGAATGCGGGCCCGCAGGCAGCTTGCCATACCTGCCACGGGCTGAACGGAGGCGGCGACGGAGTACTGGTGCCGCGGATAGCGGGAATGGATTCCGGATATCTGGTGCGTCAACTGGGTTTCTTCGCCGACGGGCAGCGCAGCCATCCTCAAATGTCGTGGCTCGCCGGTCGTCTGGATACCGGCGAGCGGTTAGCTGTCTCGGCCTATTACGCCGCTATGGAAATGCCGACCGACCTTGAAAGCAAGACAGCCTTGGACGCTTCCTGTGACGCCCCCAGTGGCCAGAGGATATATCATAATGGCGCGCCCGAACGCGCTCTCGCGTCGTGCGCGTCCTGTCATGGAACAAACGGCGAGGGTGTCGGTGCCGGGAACCCGTCCCTGCTCGGCCAAAGTGCAGCGTACCATGAAGAGCAATTGCGCCGTTGGCGGAACGGTAAGCGATACGGCGATCCTCTCAATGTCATGCATGAGGCGGCGAGCAAGGTGCGTGAAGACGAGCTCAGTCCGCTCGCGGAGTATATTGCGTATGGTCCGGAGCCGCCTCGTCGTCGCGGATCTCAGGAAGGATGCCTCTGACCGTATTATCGCGGTCCCAAAAATGATGCTTCAATGCCGCGATGATGTGCACCGGCACCAGCAAGGCCAACCCGATAACGCCCAGGACGTGGACGTTCTCCGCCCAATCCAGCACCTGGAATTGCCATGAGGACCTAAGGGAGTGAAACGGCATCGGAGGTATTGCGACCAGTCCGCCGAGCCGCAAGGGTTGCACCGGCTGGATCGCGGACCACATCGCCCATCCGCTCAACGGAAGAAGCGCAAACAGGCCGTAGAAAGAAATTTGGGTGAGATGGGCAGCTCTTTTCTGCCAGCCGGGCCCGTCTGCATCGCTAACCGGATCCGGGACGAACAATCGCCAGCCGAACCTTAGAAGGGCAAGGAAGAGAATGGACAGACCGAGCTCGCTATGCAGTTCATAGGTGGCGAGTTTGTTACCTCCAACCGGGTAGCGCGACATCATCCAGCCGGATCCTAGTTGAAACAGCACCAATCCCGCCATGATCCAGTGAAACCAGACGCCGATGGGCGAATATTTGCCCCCTTCGGTATAGCTGACCGCCCATCTTCGTATGAGGCGATGAAGTCTCACGTGGACGCCCTGCTACCGAGCGAGCGATAGAGTATCGCCAAAGCAGCCATCAGATAAACTAGGCTTGCCGGTGCCCACATAATGATACCCGCAATCTGCTGGTCCTCTAGCGGCGACAAACCCCACTGTTGGGTCGTCAGCCAATGCGGCGCGTAGAAGGCCCGATGCGCAAAAGTGAGCAATGCACCTAGCGCGCCCATCGCGACCATTGTTGCGAGTAATGCTGTCACAGCTGCCGGTACTGGGGATCGGACGATCTTGGCCCACCATGCTGCCGCCGTGGCCACGATACTAGCCTGCATAAGCCAAAACAAAGCATCGTTGTTCATAGCCCCTTCGTACAGGGAGGGCGCATGCCAGAGCCAGAACGTCAGGCCGTGAATAACAGTCCAGAAAGTCAATCCGCCGGAAATCTCCTTTTCCTCGATCCGGAAACTCGCGACGAAGAGCGGGGCGAGTATCGCCGCCAGTATGACGTCATGAGTGATACGCACTGTGAAAAGCGCCGAACCAAGCGCGCAGAAAGGGCTCACATAAAGTACACCAAATACGACCGTCACGGCATATATGGGCCCCTTCCTCAATCGCCCGGGCTTCAGGTGAACGACCGCCGCCAAAGCCAGAAAACACATGAGCAATTCGGGCGCGAAATTCCAGTGCGTCAGCCAACCGCTGGGATTTGGAGCCTTTCCGCAATATGGCAGAAAATCGTACAGCAGTTGTCTCCGGTCAGCTTATGGTCGTGGTACCTGATAAATGCATGGTCACACAGTGAGGTCCTGCAGATTTTTCGACAAGGCCAACGAGCGATGAGCGCCTCGATTGTTATTTCGACGAGGATATGGCCGAGAATGCGGAGAAGAGGCGCGGTTGAGCGCCGCGATCTTCATCCGCTTTGTTACATTGTAACGGTCCGGCCCAATAATGCCTGAATAGCTAAGGCAGTTTTGATCCTGCAGGATTGCCGACCGGATGAGGAACCTAACCTTAAGAATGAAAAGCTAGAGGTCTATAGATTTATATAACAGCGAGCTGACGGTTGGTCAGCGTGCCGTCATATTGACGCTGCAGGCGGACCTTGCGTTCCAGATCGTCGATGATCGCGCCGCTGAAATTCACCCCGCTGAGATCTTCCATGAAACTGATCCCGCCGGGCGTATCCACGTTCAGTTCGATCATCTTGTCGCCCACGATATCGAGCCCGGTCAGATACATCCCGTCGTCGATCAGCTTGGGCCCGACGATTTCGGCGATCGCCAGCGCGTCTTCGTCGGGAGCCATCATTTCAACTCCGCCACCGGCCGAGATGTTCGACCGATGATCCTCGGTCTGGCTAAACCGGCGCAGGCTGGCATAGGTGTCGTCAACCTTGAGCGGGCGCCCGTTCAGCGTGATCATGCGCAG contains:
- a CDS encoding cytochrome c oxidase subunit II, whose product is MIDTLWDWPPPVLDPAGPYSGKVTTLAWSLFGLGAFVTLVVIVALWIAIKGPGRWKAELGGERAIWLGGVAFPGIVLTALLVWGLTLTASLTEPIRGDEMRIRVTGEMWWFRVQYLDSSGAVVMEDANEIHIPVGQPVVLELESADVIHSFWVPHLSGKKDMIPGRRTFLRIEADRTGEFGGVCAEYCGRQHALMGFVAVAHEDGDFRDWYAQRTAGLARLGSGITMQNEPPTAATSRGSPRSAEERPIARPDAIPGEVSGRELFMQSGCAACHRVAGTEANGLAGPDLTHVGSRRTLGAGILPNNRGTLIGWIGDSQSLKPGNRMPSYDMLNADELEAIAIWLEQQK
- a CDS encoding c-type cytochrome translates to MTAMALVGAPLVACKDPVETRREPASGAENRGLAAIERAGCGSCHEIPGLDWPSGRLGPSLEGFDDVGLIAGQLPNRPDILAAFVRDAPAVKEGSSMPSMPVSEDEAADIAAYLYGLDHD
- a CDS encoding cytochrome b, with translation MRLHRLIRRWAVSYTEGGKYSPIGVWFHWIMAGLVLFQLGSGWMMSRYPVGGNKLATYELHSELGLSILFLALLRFGWRLFVPDPVSDADGPGWQKRAAHLTQISFYGLFALLPLSGWAMWSAIQPVQPLRLGGLVAIPPMPFHSLRSSWQFQVLDWAENVHVLGVIGLALLVPVHIIAALKHHFWDRDNTVRGILPEIRDDEAAPDHTQYTPRAD
- a CDS encoding cytochrome c oxidase assembly protein, with the translated sequence MTVVFGVLYVSPFCALGSALFTVRITHDVILAAILAPLFVASFRIEEKEISGGLTFWTVIHGLTFWLWHAPSLYEGAMNNDALFWLMQASIVATAAAWWAKIVRSPVPAAVTALLATMVAMGALGALLTFAHRAFYAPHWLTTQQWGLSPLEDQQIAGIIMWAPASLVYLMAALAILYRSLGSRAST
- a CDS encoding c-type cytochrome encodes the protein MSLVSCSPAPVENPLDDTGELIALSGGNAGPQAACHTCHGLNGGGDGVLVPRIAGMDSGYLVRQLGFFADGQRSHPQMSWLAGRLDTGERLAVSAYYAAMEMPTDLESKTALDASCDAPSGQRIYHNGAPERALASCASCHGTNGEGVGAGNPSLLGQSAAYHEEQLRRWRNGKRYGDPLNVMHEAASKVREDELSPLAEYIAYGPEPPRRRGSQEGCL